From Hymenobacter sedentarius, a single genomic window includes:
- a CDS encoding YebC/PmpR family DNA-binding transcriptional regulator: MGRAFEFRKGRKMKRWDKMSKDFTRIGKEIVMAVKENGPNPDTNARLRAAMQNAKGVNMPKDRVEAAIKRASSKEEKDYQEVVYEGYLPHGIAVVIETATDNPTRTVSNVRLIFNRNEGTLGTAGSSDYTFTRKGVFKLAAEGLDRDELELELIDFGAEDVYETAEEDEAGAEHRYIVVETAFTDFGQMQKALEAQGRHVVSVNLQRVPNTTVSLNDEQLEEVMNIIEKFEDDEDVQAVYHTVG; encoded by the coding sequence ATGGGACGCGCATTCGAATTTCGCAAAGGCCGCAAAATGAAGCGGTGGGATAAAATGTCGAAAGACTTTACCCGCATCGGGAAGGAAATTGTGATGGCGGTGAAAGAAAACGGCCCCAACCCCGATACCAACGCCCGCCTGCGCGCCGCCATGCAAAACGCCAAAGGCGTGAACATGCCCAAAGACCGGGTGGAAGCCGCCATCAAGCGCGCCAGCAGCAAGGAGGAAAAAGACTACCAGGAAGTGGTCTACGAGGGCTACCTGCCCCACGGCATTGCGGTAGTTATCGAAACCGCTACCGACAACCCCACCCGCACCGTTTCCAACGTGCGCCTCATTTTCAACCGCAACGAGGGCACGCTGGGCACCGCCGGCTCTTCCGACTACACCTTCACCCGTAAGGGCGTCTTCAAGCTGGCCGCCGAAGGCCTCGACCGCGACGAGCTGGAGCTGGAACTCATTGACTTTGGCGCCGAAGACGTGTACGAAACCGCCGAAGAAGACGAAGCCGGCGCCGAGCACAGGTACATCGTGGTCGAAACGGCCTTCACCGATTTCGGCCAGATGCAGAAAGCCCTCGAAGCCCAGGGCCGCCACGTGGTGAGCGTAAACCTGCAGCGCGTGCCCAACACCACCGTCTCGCTCAACGACGAGCAGCTGGAAGAAGTAATGAACATCATCGAGAAGTTCGAAGACGACGAAGACGTGCAGGCCGTGTACCACACCGTTGGCTAA